A DNA window from Paenibacillus andongensis contains the following coding sequences:
- a CDS encoding 3-hydroxyacyl-CoA dehydrogenase/enoyl-CoA hydratase family protein, whose translation MTKIRTAAVIGSGVMGSGIAAHLANVGIPVLLLDIVPAQLQPQEEAAGLTLDHPKVRNRFALNAMDKLKKTNPAPLYSEAFAERITPGNLEDDLAKLGSVDWIIEVIVENLQAKQQLISRIESVWKPGTIVSSNTSGISINAMVQSASPEFKKHFLGTHFFNPPRYMKLLEVIPNEQTDPAIVAFMTDFCEKKLGKGVVQAKDTPNFIGNRIGTYGLLVTLREMLASGYSVEEVDAVTGPAMGRPKSATFRTLDLVGLDTFVHVANNVFDLVTDPAEKEIFNTPAILKTMVEKGWIGEKQGQGFYKKVKSEAGKEIQSLDLNTMEYSASRKISSGSLEAAKQAKGTVGKLKALLGAKDRYSDLAWNILKPVLLYSAEKLDEIADSIVEIDHALKWGFNWDLGPFETWDAIGLKRSVERMEAEGSKVPDWVKAWIAAGHDSFYENRGGQSFYYLKNEFRGVETRPELISLASLKQQNKVIRSNSGASLIDIGDGVACLEFHSPNNAIGADILTMIQQSVDEVRSNYRGMVVANEGKNFCVGANVMLLLMEAQDGEWDEVDGIIRLFQNSMLKLKRLEKPVVAAPHKMTLGGGVEACMPADQIIFSAETYYGLVEVGVGLIPAGGGCKELALLASQQVRDPEVDLQPWINAIFETVAMAKVSTSGHDTKRLGFMRAQDSVVVNPDHRIYEAKQAVLRMEAAGYTPPAQEKIRVVGENGKAVMQIAAYTMRQGGYISEHDQLIANKLAHVLAGGNVPAGTLVSEQYMLDLEREAFLSLCGEQKTQQRMQYMLSKGKALRN comes from the coding sequence ATGACAAAGATTCGTACAGCGGCCGTTATCGGCTCCGGTGTGATGGGCTCCGGCATTGCTGCCCATTTGGCAAATGTAGGCATTCCCGTGTTACTGCTCGATATAGTGCCAGCCCAGCTACAGCCACAAGAAGAAGCTGCCGGCCTTACGTTAGATCATCCCAAGGTGCGGAACCGATTTGCTCTTAACGCGATGGATAAGCTCAAGAAGACGAACCCTGCTCCCTTATATAGCGAAGCTTTTGCTGAACGCATTACACCTGGCAATCTGGAGGATGATTTAGCGAAGCTTGGAAGTGTGGATTGGATTATTGAAGTTATAGTGGAAAATTTGCAAGCGAAGCAGCAGCTCATCAGCCGTATTGAATCCGTTTGGAAGCCGGGAACCATTGTTTCCTCAAATACATCGGGCATTTCAATCAATGCCATGGTTCAAAGCGCCAGCCCTGAGTTTAAAAAGCATTTCCTTGGCACTCATTTTTTTAATCCGCCTCGCTATATGAAATTATTGGAAGTAATTCCAAATGAACAAACTGACCCTGCAATTGTTGCTTTTATGACTGACTTTTGTGAGAAAAAGCTTGGAAAAGGTGTTGTTCAAGCGAAAGATACGCCGAATTTTATTGGCAATCGAATTGGCACTTATGGGCTTTTGGTTACTTTACGTGAGATGCTCGCGAGCGGGTATTCCGTTGAAGAGGTAGATGCCGTAACGGGTCCGGCTATGGGCCGCCCGAAGAGCGCGACGTTCCGTACGCTTGACTTGGTGGGTCTGGATACATTCGTTCATGTTGCCAATAACGTGTTTGATCTTGTGACTGACCCGGCAGAGAAGGAAATTTTCAATACACCTGCAATTTTGAAAACGATGGTAGAAAAAGGTTGGATTGGTGAGAAGCAAGGCCAAGGATTTTATAAAAAGGTGAAGTCCGAAGCTGGTAAAGAAATTCAGTCTCTAGATTTAAATACGATGGAATATTCGGCAAGCCGAAAAATCAGTTCTGGCTCTCTGGAAGCCGCGAAGCAGGCGAAAGGCACGGTAGGGAAGTTAAAGGCTTTGCTCGGCGCGAAAGATCGCTATTCGGATTTGGCGTGGAATATTTTGAAGCCAGTGCTCCTCTATTCGGCAGAGAAATTAGATGAAATTGCAGATTCCATTGTCGAGATTGATCATGCGCTCAAATGGGGCTTTAACTGGGACCTCGGTCCTTTCGAAACGTGGGATGCCATTGGGCTGAAACGTTCTGTGGAACGAATGGAAGCGGAAGGCAGCAAGGTGCCTGATTGGGTAAAAGCTTGGATTGCCGCCGGCCATGACAGCTTCTATGAGAACAGGGGAGGCCAGAGTTTTTACTATCTGAAAAATGAATTTCGCGGTGTTGAAACAAGACCGGAACTTATTTCACTTGCCTCTTTAAAACAGCAGAATAAAGTCATTCGCTCGAATAGCGGCGCTAGCTTGATTGACATTGGTGACGGGGTTGCATGTCTAGAGTTTCACTCACCGAACAATGCCATTGGGGCCGATATTCTCACGATGATTCAGCAAAGCGTGGACGAAGTACGCAGCAACTATCGCGGAATGGTTGTCGCTAACGAAGGCAAAAATTTCTGCGTCGGCGCCAATGTGATGCTGTTGCTAATGGAAGCACAGGATGGGGAGTGGGATGAAGTAGACGGCATCATTCGTTTATTCCAAAACTCCATGCTGAAGCTCAAAAGGCTTGAAAAGCCGGTAGTTGCTGCGCCACACAAGATGACACTTGGTGGCGGGGTTGAGGCTTGTATGCCGGCTGACCAAATTATTTTCTCAGCGGAAACGTATTATGGACTCGTTGAGGTGGGAGTTGGCTTAATTCCTGCTGGTGGCGGATGTAAAGAGTTAGCGCTTCTAGCAAGTCAACAAGTTCGTGACCCGGAAGTCGATCTACAACCGTGGATTAATGCAATTTTTGAAACGGTGGCCATGGCAAAGGTGTCGACGAGCGGTCATGATACGAAGCGTCTAGGCTTTATGAGAGCACAAGATTCGGTAGTTGTGAATCCGGATCATCGTATTTATGAAGCGAAGCAAGCGGTTCTTCGCATGGAAGCGGCAGGATACACGCCCCCTGCGCAAGAGAAAATCCGCGTCGTTGGCGAGAATGGTAAAGCGGTGATGCAAATTGCTGCCTATACGATGCGTCAAGGCGGATATATCAGCGAGCACGATCAATTGATCGCGAACAAGCTTGCGCACGTGCTTGCAGGAGGGAATGTGCCAGCAGGAACATTAGTCTCAGAGCAGTATATGCTCGATTTAGAGCGTGAAGCCTTCCTTAGTCTTTGTGGAGAGCAGAAAACACAGCAGCGCATGCAATACATGCTTTCCAAAGGGAAAGCACTGCGGAACTAA
- a CDS encoding (Fe-S)-binding protein — protein sequence MTGSLIQFLLFLAVTGFAVYLFVRVVYHRYLYIRLGKSVNLKTEAKARLKEFAIQVFGQTKLLKDKKSGIMHIVIFYGFIILQLGALDLILKGLIGHGLPIPGYDYFTLMQEVTVALILLAMGYATYRRYVEKLKRLKRGWKPSIVIFFIFFLMLSVVVSGGFERVKEGMETSAFAPISSLFAAAFSGMSQTAATVGFYISWWMHLLILLSFLIYVPQSKHFHIITAPINILLRRTEPIGKLASLNLEDEEAESFGVGKIEDFTQKQMLDFYSCVECGRCTNVCPANTTGKMLSPMHLITKLRDHLTEKGAAITSKSPWVPAFAFASPSTHNPLEVELIGGVITEEELWACTTCRNCEDQCPVGNEHVDKIIDLRRHLVLTQGSMPHDGQRALQNIERQGNPWGISRNDRVKWVKEVDPNDELGVCTVKENPEFEYLFFLGSMGAYDNRSRKITHSFVKLMKEAGVSFAILGNEEKNSGDTPRRMGNEFLFQQLCADNIATFQKYKVQKIVTTCPHTYHTFKNEYPEFGLTADVFHHTELLDLWVKEGRLKPQHEVRERITYHDSCYLGRYNEVYEEPRNVLRAIPGVELVEQDRSRENSMCCGAGGGMMWMEETAGTRVNVTRTEQLLSVKPTVISSACPYCLTMVEDGTKLKEVEEQVKARDIAEILAMSVFGTP from the coding sequence ATGACCGGTTCACTCATTCAGTTTCTTTTATTTCTGGCGGTTACGGGGTTTGCCGTGTATTTGTTTGTACGTGTTGTATATCACCGATATTTGTACATCAGGCTGGGCAAGTCTGTGAATTTGAAAACGGAAGCGAAGGCGCGGTTGAAGGAATTTGCGATTCAGGTATTTGGCCAGACCAAGCTGTTGAAGGATAAGAAGAGCGGCATCATGCACATTGTGATCTTTTATGGATTCATTATTTTGCAGCTTGGGGCGCTTGATCTCATTTTGAAGGGATTAATTGGCCATGGGTTACCAATACCAGGTTACGATTATTTCACTTTGATGCAGGAAGTGACGGTTGCGCTGATTCTTCTGGCCATGGGATATGCAACGTATCGCCGTTATGTAGAAAAGCTAAAACGGCTGAAACGCGGTTGGAAGCCTAGTATCGTTATATTCTTCATTTTTTTCTTGATGCTATCTGTCGTTGTCAGCGGTGGCTTTGAACGGGTGAAGGAAGGGATGGAGACATCCGCTTTTGCGCCTATTTCATCTCTGTTCGCAGCAGCCTTTAGCGGGATGTCGCAAACAGCGGCAACGGTTGGTTTCTATATTAGCTGGTGGATGCATTTGCTGATCCTACTCTCTTTTCTGATCTATGTACCACAGTCGAAGCATTTTCACATTATTACAGCGCCTATCAATATCTTACTGCGCCGCACAGAGCCAATCGGTAAACTAGCTTCGCTTAATCTAGAGGATGAAGAAGCGGAGTCGTTCGGTGTAGGCAAAATTGAGGATTTCACACAGAAGCAGATGCTTGATTTCTACTCTTGTGTGGAATGCGGGCGCTGCACGAATGTTTGTCCCGCGAATACGACAGGTAAGATGCTGTCGCCGATGCATTTGATTACGAAGCTTCGTGATCATTTGACGGAAAAAGGCGCCGCCATCACCTCGAAATCACCATGGGTGCCAGCTTTTGCTTTCGCTAGTCCAAGTACCCATAACCCGCTAGAAGTTGAGCTTATTGGCGGCGTTATTACGGAAGAGGAGCTGTGGGCTTGTACAACCTGCCGCAATTGTGAGGATCAATGTCCTGTTGGGAATGAGCATGTGGATAAGATTATCGATCTGCGCCGACATCTTGTATTGACGCAGGGCAGCATGCCTCATGATGGCCAGCGTGCTTTACAAAACATCGAAAGACAAGGAAATCCTTGGGGTATTAGCCGGAATGATCGCGTGAAATGGGTCAAAGAAGTAGATCCAAATGACGAACTCGGCGTGTGTACGGTGAAGGAAAATCCGGAATTCGAGTACTTGTTTTTCTTGGGTTCCATGGGCGCCTATGATAATCGCAGCCGTAAGATCACGCATTCTTTTGTTAAATTGATGAAGGAAGCCGGCGTCTCCTTTGCCATTTTGGGCAATGAGGAGAAGAATTCCGGTGATACACCTCGCCGGATGGGCAATGAATTTCTATTCCAACAGCTGTGTGCGGACAATATTGCGACTTTTCAAAAGTATAAGGTTCAGAAAATCGTAACGACGTGCCCGCATACGTATCATACATTCAAAAATGAATATCCTGAATTTGGACTTACGGCTGACGTTTTCCATCACACCGAGCTGTTGGATCTGTGGGTGAAAGAGGGGCGTCTTAAGCCGCAGCATGAAGTTAGAGAGCGTATTACGTACCACGATTCTTGCTATCTAGGCCGCTACAACGAAGTGTATGAGGAGCCACGCAATGTACTCCGGGCAATTCCAGGGGTTGAGTTGGTTGAGCAAGACCGTTCTCGCGAGAACAGTATGTGCTGCGGTGCCGGTGGCGGCATGATGTGGATGGAAGAAACCGCAGGCACACGCGTTAATGTAACGCGCACGGAACAGCTTTTGAGTGTGAAACCCACCGTTATCAGTTCTGCCTGCCCTTATTGCTTAACGATGGTGGAGGATGGAACGAAGCTTAAGGAGGTCGAGGAACAGGTTAAAGCGCGAGATATCGCTGAAATTCTTGCCATGTCAGTGTTTGGAACGCCTTAG
- a CDS encoding TetR/AcrR family transcriptional regulator encodes MTSGKKPDKYYAILEGALKVFAEHGFHKSQVSRIAKEAGVADGTIYLYFKKKEDILTSLFQEKLGELVEKLNHGLNDQMTAREALHKVCEIHFSVLEGNIHLAYLTQIELRQSDLELRKEIGLALKRYIILIENILEKGKKDGSFRPDFEVKLVRLLIFGGMDEVVTSWLISGRKYSLTAQVGPTIDFFMKGIES; translated from the coding sequence TTGACAAGTGGCAAAAAACCAGACAAGTATTACGCAATTCTCGAGGGCGCTCTGAAAGTGTTTGCTGAGCATGGCTTTCACAAATCTCAAGTCTCCCGAATCGCCAAGGAAGCTGGCGTGGCCGATGGGACCATCTATCTTTATTTCAAAAAGAAGGAGGATATTTTGACCAGCCTGTTTCAAGAGAAATTAGGCGAGCTTGTTGAGAAGCTCAATCATGGGCTGAATGACCAAATGACAGCTAGAGAAGCGCTGCACAAAGTATGTGAGATTCATTTCAGTGTACTGGAAGGGAATATTCATCTGGCTTACCTCACCCAAATTGAGCTCAGACAGAGTGATCTCGAGCTTCGCAAAGAGATTGGCCTTGCATTAAAGAGATATATTATCCTCATTGAAAATATATTAGAAAAAGGTAAGAAAGACGGCAGTTTCCGTCCTGATTTTGAAGTGAAGCTCGTGAGGCTTCTCATTTTTGGCGGCATGGATGAAGTCGTTACTTCTTGGCTCATTTCTGGCCGGAAGTATTCGTTAACCGCTCAAGTTGGACCTACCATTGATTTTTTCATGAAAGGCATCGAGTCTTAA
- a CDS encoding electron transfer flavoprotein subunit beta/FixA family protein, with product MDIFVLLKQTFDTEEKIVLQGGAVQEDGVKFVINPYDEYAVEQAIQIRDELGGKVTLLSVGPERTAEALRTALAMGADEAVLISDERIKGDEFEVAEILANYLRGQSVDLILGGNFSVDNGAGQVAIRLSSLLGLPHVASITKLEISGGKAVAHRDAEGDIEVIEVPLPALFTAQQGLNEPRYPSLPGIMKAKKKPFQHLTLDDIEGADSAVAKTERLELTLPPERKAGRILKGDLPQQVTELVQALRSESKVI from the coding sequence ATGGACATTTTTGTATTATTGAAACAAACGTTTGATACGGAGGAAAAAATCGTCCTGCAGGGCGGCGCCGTTCAAGAGGATGGCGTGAAATTCGTCATCAATCCTTACGATGAATATGCGGTTGAGCAAGCCATTCAAATTCGAGATGAGCTGGGCGGCAAGGTTACTCTACTCTCGGTTGGTCCAGAACGTACTGCCGAAGCGCTGCGAACTGCACTGGCGATGGGGGCTGATGAAGCTGTTCTTATCTCTGATGAACGCATTAAGGGAGATGAGTTCGAAGTAGCTGAAATTTTGGCCAACTATTTGCGCGGACAGTCCGTTGATCTTATATTAGGCGGAAATTTCTCAGTCGATAACGGGGCTGGGCAAGTCGCCATACGACTCTCCTCCCTCCTAGGCTTACCTCATGTTGCTTCTATTACAAAGCTGGAAATTTCCGGAGGAAAAGCGGTTGCCCACCGCGATGCAGAAGGCGATATCGAAGTGATCGAGGTACCTCTCCCTGCTCTATTCACGGCACAGCAAGGCTTGAACGAGCCACGCTACCCTTCACTTCCTGGGATTATGAAAGCAAAGAAAAAACCGTTCCAGCACTTAACACTTGATGATATTGAAGGCGCTGATTCTGCTGTCGCCAAAACAGAGCGCTTGGAATTGACATTGCCACCTGAGCGCAAAGCAGGCCGCATCCTAAAAGGCGACCTTCCACAGCAAGTTACCGAACTCGTGCAAGCATTACGCAGCGAATCCAAAGTGATCTAA
- a CDS encoding electron transfer flavoprotein subunit alpha/FixB family protein, with product MSKTFLVVAEARGGKLRQVSFEALRAAQLSAFDGDSIAAVLIGGAGSKALAGELAAYGADTIYVVEDNQLESYSSEAYLSALLAVTDIAEPGALYFGHTAVGRDLAPLAAAKLAAGQLSDVTAISRSGDSVQFTRPLYAGKAVEKKAFTDPNGTWVVTIRPNNIAVSEPDSSRQAEVIDVAYPAPSLRSIIREVVKKTSGTIDLAEAKIVVSGGRGVRSADGFQPLEELAAVLGGAVGASRGACDAGYCEYAMQIGQTGKVVTPEIYIACGISGAIQHLAGMSSSRVIIAINKDAEAPIFKVADYGIVGDLFEVVPLLTEEFRMLLK from the coding sequence ATGAGCAAAACATTTCTCGTTGTTGCAGAAGCACGCGGTGGCAAGCTGCGTCAGGTATCCTTTGAAGCTTTACGCGCAGCGCAGCTTTCCGCTTTTGATGGTGATAGCATCGCCGCAGTATTAATTGGCGGCGCAGGAAGCAAAGCGCTTGCTGGTGAGCTTGCGGCTTATGGCGCAGACACCATCTATGTCGTCGAAGACAACCAGCTGGAGAGCTACAGCTCGGAAGCCTACTTGAGCGCTTTGCTGGCTGTCACGGATATCGCCGAGCCAGGCGCGCTCTATTTCGGCCACACGGCAGTTGGCCGAGATCTCGCACCGCTGGCCGCGGCGAAGCTCGCAGCTGGCCAGCTCTCGGATGTTACGGCTATCTCGCGCAGCGGGGATAGCGTGCAGTTCACGCGACCGCTTTACGCTGGCAAAGCCGTCGAAAAGAAAGCGTTTACCGACCCGAATGGCACATGGGTCGTCACGATAAGACCGAACAACATCGCAGTCTCCGAGCCTGACTCTTCGCGTCAAGCCGAGGTCATCGATGTTGCTTACCCCGCTCCCTCCCTGCGCAGCATCATCCGGGAGGTCGTTAAGAAAACGTCCGGCACCATCGACTTGGCAGAAGCCAAGATCGTTGTCTCCGGCGGACGGGGCGTGCGCAGCGCCGATGGCTTCCAGCCGCTCGAAGAGCTGGCTGCCGTCTTGGGCGGCGCTGTCGGGGCTTCCCGCGGAGCCTGCGACGCGGGCTACTGCGAGTACGCGATGCAAATCGGCCAGACCGGCAAGGTGGTGACGCCGGAGATCTACATCGCGTGCGGTATTAGCGGCGCCATCCAGCATCTTGCCGGGATGAGCTCTTCGCGCGTCATCATCGCGATCAACAAGGATGCTGAGGCGCCGATCTTCAAAGTAGCCGACTACGGCATCGTCGGCGATCTGTTCGAGGTCGTGCCCCTGCTGACCGAGGAATTCCGCATGCTGCTGAAGTAG
- a CDS encoding lysophospholipase yields MESLWGDLMQKQHFIWKDSKQINNYVYEWLPDETSEIKAIVQIAHGMSETAARYERLAALLTSQGYAVYANDHLGHGRTAGSPEAVGKFGKDCFHGMVENMGQITSEIRKRYPAPIPLFVMGHSMGSFLTQHYMVSYETKHPDHVQGIILSGTNGKQGPALQAAIAIATTEAAIRGDHHRSELVTSLSFGAFNKRFAPNRTPFDWLSNDASEVDKYVDDPYCGVTFTSGYFRDFFRGLKEIHQAKHVRQIRKDLPLYVFSGEDDPVGGGSGVRKLLSMYEELGLKNVSSKLYPRGRHEMLNEVNRDEVMDDIAAWLNEQVATRG; encoded by the coding sequence ATGGAAAGTTTATGGGGGGATCTTATGCAGAAGCAGCATTTTATATGGAAAGACTCTAAGCAGATAAATAACTATGTATATGAATGGCTGCCTGATGAGACCAGTGAAATAAAAGCGATTGTGCAAATTGCACATGGCATGTCCGAGACGGCCGCTAGGTACGAGAGGCTAGCTGCTTTATTAACAAGCCAAGGTTATGCTGTCTATGCAAACGATCATTTGGGGCATGGACGAACTGCAGGTTCACCTGAAGCCGTAGGTAAATTTGGCAAAGATTGCTTTCATGGCATGGTTGAAAATATGGGACAGATCACCAGTGAGATCCGTAAAAGGTATCCAGCTCCTATTCCTTTGTTTGTGATGGGTCATAGTATGGGCTCATTCTTGACGCAGCACTACATGGTGTCGTATGAAACAAAACATCCGGACCACGTTCAAGGAATTATTTTGTCAGGCACCAATGGTAAACAGGGACCAGCTTTACAAGCTGCAATTGCCATTGCTACAACAGAAGCAGCTATTCGAGGGGATCATCATAGGAGTGAACTTGTTACATCCCTTTCATTTGGAGCTTTTAATAAAAGATTCGCACCGAATCGAACGCCATTCGATTGGCTAAGTAATGATGCAAGTGAAGTTGATAAATATGTAGACGATCCTTATTGCGGAGTCACGTTTACATCGGGTTATTTCAGAGATTTTTTTAGGGGACTAAAGGAAATTCATCAAGCTAAACATGTAAGACAGATCCGTAAAGATTTGCCTTTGTACGTATTCTCAGGTGAAGATGATCCGGTTGGTGGAGGCAGTGGGGTGCGCAAGCTGCTTAGCATGTACGAGGAACTTGGGCTTAAAAACGTAAGCAGCAAGCTTTACCCTCGCGGCAGACATGAAATGTTAAATGAAGTGAATCGGGATGAAGTCATGGATGACATTGCAGCGTGGCTGAATGAGCAGGTTGCAACTAGGGGTTAG
- a CDS encoding YezD family protein, with product MAKPLELDDIWVDRIKQMLNGLEYGSVQIVVHDGKIAQIDKTERKRFDALSQPQSQLQAVKSVKQTSKG from the coding sequence ATGGCGAAACCACTAGAGTTAGATGATATTTGGGTGGACAGAATTAAACAAATGTTAAACGGGTTGGAGTACGGTTCCGTACAAATCGTCGTTCACGATGGTAAAATTGCTCAAATCGATAAGACAGAGAGAAAACGATTCGACGCCTTATCTCAACCGCAATCCCAATTGCAAGCAGTAAAATCAGTGAAACAAACTAGTAAAGGTTAG
- a CDS encoding alpha/beta hydrolase family protein: MEHAITIQSDDVELAATLHYPTNQSGAAQVDCQRWPLIIICHGFIGSRIGVDRLFVKAAREFSSQGYLVLRFDYGGCGESTGDYGAGGLDVLVEQTRSVIDYALTIDCVDLSRVILVGHSLGGAAAVLTAARDNRVKTLVLWSAVAHPHNDIVRIVGKSEYEKLPIGGAIDHHGYVLTSQFFDSLSQHQPFEQLRKFNGDVLVIHGTADDIIPVDYAPLYQKMFWMRSEGQCELELVYQADHTYSTTSSKKELFEKTGNWLSFIQKQKKDWNDWTI; this comes from the coding sequence ATGGAGCATGCTATCACAATTCAAAGCGACGACGTCGAATTGGCCGCAACGTTACATTACCCGACTAATCAATCAGGAGCCGCGCAAGTTGATTGTCAACGTTGGCCACTTATTATCATCTGTCATGGATTTATTGGCAGCCGGATAGGTGTGGATCGGTTATTTGTGAAGGCAGCTCGTGAGTTTAGCTCGCAAGGCTACTTGGTTCTCCGTTTCGATTACGGTGGTTGCGGTGAGAGCACTGGCGACTATGGCGCTGGCGGGCTGGATGTTCTGGTTGAACAAACGAGAAGTGTTATTGATTACGCCTTGACGATTGATTGTGTAGATCTTAGTCGTGTAATTTTGGTGGGTCATAGCTTAGGCGGTGCGGCAGCCGTTTTAACGGCGGCGAGAGATAATCGCGTGAAAACACTCGTGTTATGGTCAGCTGTCGCTCATCCACACAATGATATTGTAAGAATTGTAGGCAAGAGTGAATACGAGAAGCTTCCTATAGGCGGAGCGATCGATCATCATGGCTATGTATTGACAAGTCAATTTTTTGATTCTTTATCTCAGCATCAACCGTTTGAACAACTTCGTAAATTTAACGGCGATGTCCTCGTTATTCACGGTACTGCGGATGATATTATACCAGTCGATTATGCGCCATTATACCAGAAGATGTTCTGGATGCGATCAGAGGGTCAATGCGAACTAGAGCTTGTTTATCAAGCAGATCATACTTATTCAACAACAAGTTCTAAGAAAGAACTATTTGAGAAAACAGGGAACTGGTTATCCTTTATCCAGAAACAGAAAAAAGATTGGAACGATTGGACAATTTAA
- a CDS encoding DUF4395 domain-containing protein, with product MKEVPISYVKANQTGIVLFVLLAFAFQWTWLVTLLWVIQVLGLVGGGKWNLFVAVSKRFLSRSGTETQAAELTRFNNALAVLFLSLSLAFFAFGLNMVGYIFTGFLLLAAGAALLGYCIGCTIYYRYKQFIVRQRV from the coding sequence GTGAAAGAAGTTCCAATTTCCTATGTGAAGGCTAATCAAACGGGTATCGTTCTCTTTGTCCTTCTGGCATTTGCGTTTCAATGGACCTGGCTAGTTACCTTGCTTTGGGTGATTCAGGTGCTTGGCCTAGTAGGTGGCGGGAAATGGAATCTGTTCGTGGCGGTGTCTAAACGGTTTCTATCTCGAAGTGGAACGGAAACACAAGCTGCAGAGTTGACAAGGTTTAACAATGCTTTGGCCGTTTTATTTCTTTCTTTATCACTTGCTTTTTTTGCCTTCGGTTTGAATATGGTGGGGTACATCTTCACTGGCTTTTTACTCTTAGCTGCAGGCGCAGCTTTGCTGGGCTATTGCATCGGATGTACGATTTATTATCGGTATAAGCAATTCATAGTCAGACAACGGGTATAG
- a CDS encoding ABC transporter substrate-binding protein → MTQRSLKLLSFALILTLFTVLLAACGSKSTKTTAPATTTTTASEAKITLPETLRIGFISANNNKTITGPEGWAQSKGYLESELKKYGVKEFKYFNFPNGPNLNEAITAGTLDVGIYGDTPAINGKAAGLKTRLINQTQINMNAWLVAKADGPKTLTDLKGKKVATSQGSYMSRYLTSLLKEQGLDKDVKILHLLPADGEAALSRGDIAAYAYPTGFGPLLLKKGYVAIDEAAKHPVLQGSSLTVVTEDYLAKNPQFPKLWNDLRTKAVKEIRENSEEYFKFYAEASGYPVDVVKASFKIEQWPIESSTTDGLKLIEETKKFLVEQGLAKKDFVITDWLTK, encoded by the coding sequence ATGACACAGAGATCATTGAAATTGCTCAGTTTTGCTCTTATTCTAACTTTATTTACAGTATTATTAGCAGCTTGCGGCTCAAAATCGACGAAAACAACAGCTCCCGCAACCACCACTACAACAGCATCAGAAGCAAAAATTACACTGCCTGAAACCCTGCGTATTGGATTTATTTCTGCAAATAATAATAAGACCATTACCGGACCGGAAGGCTGGGCGCAATCCAAAGGTTACCTCGAAAGCGAACTCAAGAAATACGGTGTTAAGGAGTTCAAATATTTCAACTTCCCGAATGGTCCTAACTTGAACGAGGCGATTACCGCGGGAACACTGGATGTTGGGATTTACGGGGATACACCCGCTATAAATGGGAAAGCTGCAGGTCTGAAAACGCGTTTGATTAACCAAACTCAAATTAATATGAATGCCTGGTTGGTAGCTAAAGCGGACGGTCCTAAGACGTTAACTGACCTCAAAGGTAAAAAGGTCGCTACTTCCCAAGGTTCCTATATGAGCCGATATTTAACAAGCTTACTTAAGGAGCAAGGGCTTGATAAAGATGTGAAGATCCTGCATTTATTGCCTGCTGATGGCGAAGCTGCACTATCCCGCGGTGACATTGCAGCTTATGCCTACCCAACTGGATTCGGGCCTTTACTTCTAAAAAAAGGATATGTTGCCATTGATGAAGCGGCTAAACATCCCGTTCTACAGGGCTCTAGTCTAACCGTAGTTACGGAAGATTATTTGGCTAAGAACCCGCAATTTCCTAAACTCTGGAACGATCTTCGTACGAAAGCAGTGAAGGAAATACGTGAGAATAGTGAAGAATATTTCAAATTCTATGCGGAAGCTTCCGGGTATCCAGTGGACGTTGTGAAAGCATCCTTCAAAATCGAGCAATGGCCCATTGAATCAAGCACAACGGATGGTTTGAAGCTTATAGAAGAAACGAAGAAATTTCTTGTGGAACAAGGATTGGCGAAGAAAGATTTTGTTATAACCGACTGGTTAACGAAATAG
- a CDS encoding 4Fe-4S binding protein yields the protein MIELLSKDRCISCNQCVSVCPTNVFESVAGDIPVIARQSDCQSCFMCELYCPTDALYVSPVAEQTIAVNEGELVQEGLLGSYKENIGWGKGRESTASSDGSYIIFQRMRASH from the coding sequence ATGATTGAACTGCTTAGTAAAGATCGCTGCATTAGCTGCAATCAGTGCGTATCCGTATGTCCAACGAATGTCTTTGAATCCGTAGCGGGAGATATTCCGGTCATCGCCAGACAATCGGACTGCCAAAGCTGCTTCATGTGTGAGTTATACTGTCCAACGGATGCTCTTTATGTTTCTCCGGTAGCGGAACAAACGATAGCAGTGAACGAAGGAGAGCTAGTTCAAGAAGGTTTATTAGGAAGCTATAAAGAGAACATTGGCTGGGGGAAAGGCCGAGAATCGACAGCCTCGTCAGACGGTTCCTATATCATTTTCCAACGTATGCGTGCCTCGCATTAA